Part of the Mytilus trossulus isolate FHL-02 chromosome 2, PNRI_Mtr1.1.1.hap1, whole genome shotgun sequence genome is shown below.
TTCCTCAACCACTAGATGTTCATCGGACTCTTAGAAAAAAAGGAGATGAATTCGAAGAAAGATTCAAAAATGAGTTCCAAAATCTTATAGACGAGTTACATATAACAGAAAACACTGCATATCCTATGTTCTGTAAAGTATTGGAGGAACTATTTAAGGGGGGTATTAACTGGGGGAGGATTGTAGCCCTATTTTCGTTTGGAGGATCATTAGCCACACAGTGTATGAAACGTGATTTACCACAACTTATAGATTCTGTAATAGAATGGATAACACTTTATATAGACAACAATCTATCACTCTGGATACAAACACACGGTGGATGGGTAAGTTTTATCTTATTGAatgtttatcttatttaaaattttgtatttagtgGGTACGGTTTTACTTCGTATG
Proteins encoded:
- the LOC134706701 gene encoding bcl-2-like protein 2 isoform X1, whose product is MSCLKILLEYIFGERASFDMENNTDQTGTRYLVVDYINYRLNNNGVQWDQCPSLLPQPLDVHRTLRKKGDEFEERFKNEFQNLIDELHITENTAYPMFCKVLEELFKGGINWGRIVALFSFGGSLATQCMKRDLPQLIDSVIEWITLYIDNNLSLWIQTHGGWQGFVEFYNQGQNHNDSPWDVKGLVKYGAIGVIGAMALSAFLQRT